In a single window of the Rhizoctonia solani chromosome 16, complete sequence genome:
- a CDS encoding Mitochondrial ribosomal subunit S27: MASVIASLVAPSKSRIQDLLRLRCSIFGTSYNPTSVRTGAKYLRARLKGPSMLRYYPETLSFKKINAMFPKGDLDLPDYDEWQRLIDVGNRKARGKGAPKKAKTPADSRRLAKKRK, encoded by the exons ATGGCCTCCGTAATAGCATCCCTAGTGGCTCCATCTAAAAGTCGAATCCAAGATCTGTTGCGGCTCCGGTGTTCAATTTTCGGCACCTCATACAATCCGACGTCGGTGCGAACCGGTGCCAAGTACTTGCGTGCACGACTCAAGGGGCCTTCTATGCTACGATACTACCCGGAAACTCTTTCCTTCAAGAAAATAAACGCCATGTTCCCGAAAGGAGATCTTGATCTCCCCGACTATGATGAATGGCAACGATTAATTGACGTTGGGAACCGTAAGGCTCGAGGAAAGGGCGCTCCGAAAAAGGCGAAAACGCCAG CCGACAGTCGGAGATTGGCCAAGAAGCGCAAGTAA
- a CDS encoding mechanosensitive ion channel protein produces the protein MSTGSDQCRVHMDGEILDFGLRYAVYGTALLTLGLGCISMINVSRAVTREEQETASPGGIKADDEMYRNIRSHKKIVRPVSTTLNLMGVAMVGAAFIYQSNTVQSRVAPKMQQTSGSSKGGSFTLFHAYTLLSLLWLITLVGMMIHVQTWVFNVIRRRSVIDKDKMRFINSIWNGTHWYLLQVELLGVYGFYVSTNRDKFPEPLCKIPVFNEPGFRIFARVVYVIAMIPIVNVLILCGLLVGTVWVMSWVATLLRNHDSKGRTVSPMVFNFFWLFVCGIIVLAIGVTTEILLFANTDGQSVWSFGSLLALILLVVPAETFVGELYSMVVPEKVRYNFRTTLGTYSRRSSQHGSIHHVQDESLSQYRPLWLSSHPDVIDLGTRLAIYSYAGCSAILGFLTLLGTGQRRYIQEEEEAQAYTDKVVKHIKDVNFAVATSTLTGIALIIAALFHQHYFHTLTLFHAYIVLLLLWVITLTGMWFVIHAWVFDILTRDKRRMNTFGFWKRIVYQSKWFTIQFSLMGGYGLYVTIRRGDFQPSDCVPWVFKHQLLSAFVYGFAAFPILNSCMLFIITSLLVWIVSVVVALCSYRGWRGQVNPVVFCFFWLLEYTLIIGGIVLTIELQLREITEEESLPSPFGSTLAIALVIVPLQLVLERIWQMVSHDYETSLRQNRHSGIGTNESQPFMHGQESNSGITTTRYTRYLQEATIAMEAGHLPIIDEQMGDRFSGDLWTL, from the exons ATGTCTACTGGGAGTGATCAATGTCGTGTTCATATGGATGGAGAAATCCTGG ACTTTGGGTTACGATACGCAGTATATGGAACCGCGTTGTTGACGTTAGGACTTGGCTGCATCTCTATGATCAACGTCAGTCGTGCGGTCACAagagaagagcaagaaaccGCCAGTCCCGGCGGCATTAAAGCCGATGACGAGATGTACAGGAATATCCGGTCTCATAAGAAGATTGTTCGTCCTGTCAGTACCACTCTTAATTTGATGGGAGTGGCCATGGTTGGCGCAGCATTTATCTACCAATCCAACACCGTTCAATCACGAGTAGCACCCAAAATGCAACAAACCTCGGGTTCATCCAAGGGAGGGTCTTTCACTCTTTTTCACGCCTATACTCTGCTATCCTTACTGTGGCTTATTACTTTGGTTGGGATGATGATTCACGTACAAACATGG GTATTCAACGTCATTCGTCGCAGATCCGTGATCGACAAGGACAAGATGCGATTCATTAACTCTATATGGAACGGTACACATTGGTACCTTCTTCAAGTGGAATTGCTCGGAGTCTATGGATTCTATGTCTCGACAAACCGTGACAAGTTCCCTGAGCCACTTTGCAAGATTCCGGTTTTCAATGAACCCGGCTTCAGAATTTTCGCGAGGGTGGTATACGTCATCGCCATGATCCCTATCGTGAATGTATTAATATTATGCGGGCTTCTGGTCGGGACAGTCTGGGTCATGAGCTGGGTCGCCACACTTCTTCGAAACCATGACTCAAAGGGGCGGACCGTGTCTCCCATGGTGTTCAATTTCTTTTGGCTTTTTGTCTGTGGGATTATTGTCTTGGCTATCGGTGTCACAACCGAAATACTGCTTTTCGCCAACACCGATGGCCAGAGTGTTTGGTCCTTTGGTAGTTTACTAGCCCTTATCCTGTTGGTTGTACCGGCCGAAACATTCGTCGGAGAACTCTACTCTATGGTGGTCCCAGAAAAAGTACGATACAACTTCAGAACCACGCTTGGAACCTACAGTCGGCGATCATCACAGCATGGCTCGATTCATCACGTCCAAG ACGAGAGCTTGTCTCAATATCGACCTTTGTGGTTGTCGA GCCATCCTGATGTAATTG ATCTTGGAACTCGACTCGCCATATACTCGTACGCGGGTTGTTCAGCAATCCTCGGTTTTCTGACCTTGTTGGGTACCGGCCAAAGGCGATACatacaagaagaagaggaagcacaGGCTTATACTGACAAGGTTGTCAAACACATAAAAGATGTCAATTTTGCAGTGGCAACGTCAACACTAACTGGAATAGCGCTCATTATCGCTGCTCTCTTCCACCAGCATTATTTCCATACTTTAACCCTTTTTCACGCATATATCGTGCTCTTACTGTTATGGGTGATTACTCTCACTGGGATGTGGTTTGTTATTCATGCATGG GTATTCGACATTCTGACGAGGGACAAACGACGAATGAATACGTTCGGATTCTGGAAGCGCATAGTATACCAGTCTAAATGGTTCACTATCCAGTTTAGTCTAATGGGCGGTTACGGACTTTACGTCACAATTCGGCGTGGAGACTTTCAGCCATCAGACTGCGTCCCATGGGTCTTCAAACACCAACTCTTGAGTGCTTTTGTGTACGGCTTCGCTGCGTTTCCCATCCTGAACTCGTGCATGCTTTTCATCATCACGAGCCTTTTGGTTTGGATTGTTAGCGTTGTCGTAGCTTTGTGCTCCTATAGAGGGTGGAGGGGACAAGTGAACCCCGTCGTATTCTGCTTCTTCTGGCTACTGGAGTACACCTTGATCATAGGAGGTATAGTTCTCACCATCGAGCTGCAGCTGAGGGAAATCACAGAGGAAGAGTCTTTACCTTCACCCTTTGGGAGCACCTTGGCAATTGCTCTCGTTATAGTTCCATTGCAACTCGTATTAGAAAGAATTTGGCAAATGGTCTCGCATGATTACGAGACATCGCTAAGGCAAAACCGTCATTCTGGGATCGGGACGAATGAATCACAGCCATTCA TGCATGGCCAAGAATCAAATAGTGGAATAACGACAACTAGGTACACTC GGTATCTTCAGGAAGCTACAATAGCTATGGAAGCAGGCCACCTCCCT ATCATCGATGAACAAATGGGCGATCGTTTTAGCGGAGATCTATGGACTTTATGA
- a CDS encoding ATP synthase complex subunit h domain-containing protein has product MSSIARQSFMACRRARFSTSAVTRKDLVQDLYLRELKAYKAPVKAKDAHVGVVKSYTAPSAPTAPSAPTDLASELSRYDETEPTLADAPAASPSIAAQAQGDVGSADAFLSFLEQDVPKTEAHH; this is encoded by the exons ATGTCTAGCATCGCTCGCCAAAGCTTCATGGCT TGCCGCCGTGCGCGATTCTCTACTAGCGCTGTTACACGAAAGG ACTTGGTGCAAGATCTATACCTTAGGGAGCTCAAGGCTTACAAGGCACCCGTCAAG GCTAAAGATGCTCACGTTGGAGTTGTCAAGTCCTACACGGCCCCCTCAGCCCCAACCGCTCCCTCGGCCCCCACCGACCTTGCCTCGGAGCTCTCCCGGTACGATGAAACAGAACCCACTCTTGCCGATGCTCCCGCCGCTTCTCCTTCCATTGCCGCACAGGCTCAGGGCGACGTCGGATCGGCAGATGCATTCTTGTCTTTCTTGGAGCAGGATGTTCCCAAGACCGAGGCCCACCACTAA
- a CDS encoding 3' exoribonuclease family domain-containing protein has product MSRPDGRANDQLRRIEIELGGLARVDGSARFSFGNCRALASVTGPIEVRQLIELPDRATFEVTVRPVAGVPATPEKALAKHVHDVFRPTLLLTQHPRSLIQLTILSLSPASSSPSYAATHINAATLALLNAASVPMKGVVCAVVVGISKTGDVVLDPADDGECIRAGCFALFFSGAEAPEGDIVWADWRGATSKEEASVLYESAVRLARTGAKQVLVSIQSSLLRRGKSDSQMDLS; this is encoded by the exons ATGTCTCGACCAGACGGACGCGCAAATGATCAACTCAGAAGGATAGAAATTGAGCTCGGTGGACTTGCTCGTGTAGATGGAAGCGCACGTTTCAGCTTTG GTAATTGCAGAGCACTCGCCTCGGTGACAGGCCCAATCGAAGTTCGACAACTGATCGAATTGCCTGATCGTGCAACATTTGAAGTGACCGTTAGACCTGTTGctggcgtacctg CCACCCCCGAGAAAGCCCTTGCTAAACACGTTCATGATGTCTTTCGTCCCACGCTACTCCTAACTCAACACCCCCGATCGCTCATTCAATTAACAATCCTCTCGCTTTCTCCTGCATCATCGAGCCCAAGCTATGCTGCAACGCACATCAACGCTGCAACTCTTGCCTTGTTGAACGCAGCAAGCGTACCCATGAAGGGCGTGGTGTGTGCCGTAGTCGTTGGGATATCAAAAACTGGAGACGTGGTATTGGACCCTGCTGACGATGGAGAATGCATTCGCGCTGGATGTTTTGCCCTTTTCTTTTCGGGAGCTGAGGCGCCCGAAGGAGATATTGTTTGGGCTGATTGGAGAGGTGCGACTTCGAAAGAAGAGGCAAGTGTACTC TATGAAAGTGCTGTAAGACTAGCTCGAACTGGAGCCAAGCAGGTTCTTGTCTCGATTCAAAGCTCGTTGCTCCGTCGAGGGAAAAGTGACTCTCAAATGGACTTGTCCTAG
- a CDS encoding vacuolar-sorting protein SNF7 — protein MAAMKQGAQALRDIHGNLTIDVVDATMDKVREQMELTNEISEAISNPLNMGVDIDEDELKDQLAELEQEELNDRLMGADRAPLHTPAVTAGPSTVSAGRSKAEEEDAEERELRELQAALAM, from the exons ATGGCTGCAATGAAGCAAGGAGCACAGGCATTGCGCGATATACACGGAAATCT TACAATAGACGTGGTAGATGCAACGATGGACAAGGTCCGCGAGCAGATGGAGCTTACCAACGAAATCTCCGAGGCCATCTCCAATCCTCTCAACATGGGTGTCGATATCGACGAG GACGAGCTCAAGGACCAGTTGGCCGAACTCGAGCAGGAGGAACTCAACGATCGACTTATGGGTGCGGACCGCGCGCCGTTGCACACACCAGCCGTTACGGCTGGTCCAAGCACGGTTTCTGCAGGGCGGTCCAAAGCAGAGGAGGAAGATGCAGAGGAACGCGAATTGAGAGAGTTACAGGCCGCTCTTGCAATGTAA
- a CDS encoding vacuolar-sorting protein SNF7: protein MSGWLSYFTGKKDTRQTARDAIVNTRQHLAVLDKKEENLQRKIEEELKKAKANAVSNKTAATAALRRKKTYETELEKLYGQRMTLETQASCDFPTIGISTGTSLTRVSS, encoded by the exons ATGTCAGGATGGTTGTCGTATTTCACGGGCAAGAAAGATACACGCCAGACAGCGAGAGATGCTATTGTCAACACCCGACAACACTTGGCGGTTCTCGATAAGAAGGAGGAGAACCTGCAGCGTAAGATCGAGGAGGAGCTAAAGAAGGCAAAGGCTAATGCAGTTAGTAACAAGACCG CTGCAACTGCTGCATTACGACGAAAGAAGACATACGAGACTGAGCTTGAGAAACTGTACGGACAGCGAATGACACTAGAAACACAGGCAAGTTGTGATTTCCCCACGATCGGGATCAGCACAGGGACATCACTTACCCGTGTGTCTAGTTGA
- a CDS encoding Solute carrier family 41 member 2, with the protein MAPLETHELSSLAPVNGNGFYENYDAHVSKISMHERHASDDEASDDGNEGEGANAALLGGHSRSNSLGAPDPPEGASQVIKGIITETAPTLFLTILGMMFTGALLQRVTHWKPMRSVDELFILIPMLNNLKGNLELVLSARLATASHIGVLDRRSSRRALIGGSLSLLQLQALCVSALAAIVSFLLGLALPETAVAGGSTGEKVGVDGNVTMRWHLGKVARELVKQAPHKVPKIKDEGTKSGWREFIIVLSTAMSSACLSGLILGSFMCSTVLLCRRFKLDPDNIAPPLASCLGDLVTLTLTALTSTLFFYTSGRPQDPVLAAPQNTTSSLLLIRDTQPAIGHFPFLPFLITMGLALSIPFIFQLCRRLTFSRPLIREGWTPLLVAMAIESGTGIVLDCLPGSVGAVFVSRLSTELHQGESNPNKKSSDQGNPKLVSLTLFAVGFPVLISYLLFVWGAGWLPLPFGFVGLFVAIFGITVSAALGLAYYLTHLFWRHGFDPDAYCLPVHSALVDLIGQLFLVACYELASLFGNDVKIRGT; encoded by the exons ATGGCTCCTTTAGAGACACACGAGCTGTCATCTCTCGCCCCTGTCAACGGCAATGGATTTTACGAAAACTATGATGCACACGTATCCAAAATATCGATGCACGAGCGCCATGCAAGCGATGACGAGGCTAGTGACGACGGGAACGAAGGAGAAGGTGCCAATGCGGCGTTGCTCGGGGGGCATTCAAGGTCAAATTCGTTAGGCGCTCCTGATCCACCAGAGGGAGCAAGCCAAGTAATTAAAGGCATAATTACCGAG ACAGCTCCCACGCTCTTCCTCACGATTCTCGGCATGATGTTTACAGGAGCACTACTTCAGCGCGTAACG CATTGGAAGCCCATGCGATCCGTGGATGAATTATTCATTCTTATTCCTATGCTGAATAACTTGAAAGGgaatcttgagcttgtccttTCCGCTCGGCTGGCGACGGCTTCTCATATTGGCGTCCTCGATCGGCGGTCGAGTCGACGAGCATTGATCGGTGGGAGTTTATCATTATTACAATTGCAAGCCTTGTGTGTGAGCGCACTGGCTGCAATTGTATCGTTTCTTCTAGGGCTGGCACTTCCGGAAACTGCTGTCGCTGGTGGAAGTACTGGAGAGAAGGTTGGTGTGGATGGAAACGTGACTATGAGATGGCATCTGGGCAAAGTTGCCCGAGAGCTGGTTAAGCAAGCGCCACATAAAGTACCGAAAATCAAGGACGAGGGCACAAAATCTGGGTGGAGAGA ATTTATTATTGTTCTGTCTACCGCTATGTCGTCTGCCTGCCTTTCTGGTTTAATACTCGGGTCGTTTATGTGTTCAACTGTCCTTTTATGTCGACGATTTAAACTCGATCCAG ACAACATTGCCCCACCACTCGCATCGTGTCTGGGAGACCTGGTTACTCTTACACTTACAGCTCTTACCTCAACTTTATTTTTCTATACCTCTGGACGACCTCAAGATCCAGTACTGGCTGCTCCTCAGAATACAACTTCGTCCTTGCTCCTAATCCGAGATACCCAACCCGCAATTGGCCATTTCCCGTTTCTACCTTTTCTAATTACTATGGGGTTGGCCCTCTCAATCCCATTCATATTTCAACTCTGCCGGCGCCTCACATTCTCTCGCCCGTTGATTCGTGAGGGGTGGACGCCACTATTGGTAGCCATGGCCATCGAATCAGGCACGGGGATCGTGCTCGACTG CCTTCCGGGTAGCGTGGGTGCAGTATTCGTAAGTCGACTAAGCACCGAACTGCACCAGGGCGAGAGCAATCCGAACAAGAAATCCTCAGACCAAGGAAATCCCAAACTGGTTTCGCTCACGTTGTTTGCTGTTGGATTTCCTGTGTTAATATCGTATTTACTGTTTGTCTGGGGTGCTGGGTGGCTACCCCTCCCATTTGGATTTGTGGGGTTGTTTGTTGCGATTTTTGGTATTACC GTTAGTGCAGCTCTCGGACTAGCATATTACCTCACACACTTGTTCTGGCGGCATGGATTTGACCCAGACGCCTATTGCCTCCCAGTCCACAGCGCGCTGGTAGATCTGATAGGGCAACTTTTCCTGGTCGCATGTTATGAATTGGCCAGTTTATTCGGGAACGATGTAAAAATTCGTGGTACCTAG
- a CDS encoding DNA-directed RNA polymerase I subunit A34 has protein sequence MPDTQARNEGTIDLSYKPPKSMKKLTSVDDQAMEAGFEWDALDADPNIDVWAVRIPAGLKPTDLVGLKIKLPSNSSTSISGAFKKGNSSYKLQSAEEEGALGGEEMESLNCLVPKRGDGGALYSVPRPLKRLILMREVPIPTPPLSTLSFQPARRPQPLDRLKHTFAPIGSEPVSPPSPMMEIDAPAEAESPNKKQKRTSIKTEVVEAKNSKGKGKSKDEKPQLAGEVMDIDGGAEPLPPKKSKKKSSRVNIKVEATEPAPEVKIEKKKRKAAGGNNSVHTLCCLICYYP, from the exons ATGCCTGACACTCAAGCAAGAAATGAAGGTACCATTGACCT GTCATATAAGCCGCCTAAATCCATGAAAAAGCTTACCTCGGTAGACGATCAGGCTATGGAGGCGGGTTTCGAATGGGACGCACTGGACGCAGACCCGAATATTGATGTGTGGGCTGTCAGAATACCTGCAGGC TTGAAACCTACTGATCTTGTAGGACTAAAAATCAAACTTCCCTCGAACAGTTCCACTAGTATATCAGGTGCTTTCAAAAAGGGTAATAGCAGCTACAAGTTACAAAGTGCTGAGGAAGAGGGTGCACTTGGTGGAGAGGAAATGGAAAGCCTGAACTGCTTGGTACCTAAAAGAGGAGACGGGGGTGCTCTGTATAGCG TTCCAAGGCCTCTTAAACGTCTCATACTAATGCGGGAAGTTCCTATTCCTACTCCTCCGCTTAGCACACTTTCATTTCAACCTGCTCGGCGACCACAACCACTCGACCGTCTCAAACATACATTCGCACCTATTGGATCCGAACCTGTTTCTCCCCCTTCTCCAATGATGGAGATCGATGCCCCCGCAGAGGCGGAATCTCCAAATAAGAAGCAGAAGAGAACCTCGATTAAAACAGAGGTCGTTGAGGCGAAGAACAGcaaagggaaagggaaatCTAAGGATGAGAAACCTCAGCTGGCGGGGGAAGTTATGGATATAGACGGGGGTGCGGAACCATTACCGCCCAAAAAGTCCAAGAAGAAATCTAGCAGGGTGAACATAAAGGTCGAGGCTACGGAACCGGCACCAGAGGTAAAGATAGAAAAGAAAAAACGCAAGGCTGCAGGGGGGAATAACTCAGTGCATACGTTATGTTGTTTAATTTGCTATTATCCTTAA
- a CDS encoding chromatin-remodeling complexes subunit ngg1, whose amino-acid sequence MPLSPLPTPSAPTHSLFTTKTDSLPALDDLVQLESELRILREEAALRIDKSESGLHTSDVIWRRAKDKTRGLVRDREAKPKDNDRIRAIKLKRETGTPTPDAEDFDTKFGSHPSSNGTASKGLGNGTRHLAHTSNTYKKSKIAAAKKRKHADSDGEASDHGATHSHKSKVNGSSKLAGSSQANPRVAEDFTLPNREIVPSKPSLAALSIFPYLHQTPDEPQSLRPERSTLSRNNSNIPSTASPSTQPDTREDIYAARSAMDSNPLSVMDDFSAARQPPNQTTITTFWTAADPWIKPLGLEDLANLELEGDDIQPYEFVPLGRHYLDRWDDEDTQAFADELGAPSTSNLSAFPASTMSSALNVDPHQSWDPASIGPEDLVRDERSMGIVRARLLAAFLPVPGGVIIGKEDGGGEGDEREKERRTGTGTAGAMGILEFPDLEERLRAEASAIGLLGDDDSEPIIPADDEIASSLRRLQRILRAQSTLNSIRKRILQDRANLALGFSEYRSTLATVDKPIQIAYSKIMRSAAAKPGKKGKNKALLSANILDEKISAGGVPLQLSPELMERVRLRRRFVDTFGAALKADDDGDGGIQPSGHIEMVHFVNPTVLPRRSIYEGAEEEAEKELGWPFKAMVAGVVEPPGDSGVTNGPN is encoded by the exons ATGCCTTTGAGCCCTCTGCCTACTCCGTCTGCACCAACCCACTCGCTCTTTACTACCAAGACCGATTCTTTACCTGCTCTCGATGACCTTGTACAGCTGGAATCAGAGCTCAGGATTTTGCGCGAGGAGGCGGCCCTCCGAATAGACAAATCAGAATCGGGACTGCATACTTCGGATGTTATATGGCGAAGAGCCAAGGATAAAACAAGAGGACTGGTTCGTGACAGGGAAGCAAAGCCGAAAGATAACGATAGGATAAGGGCGATCAAACTCAAGCGGGAGACTG GTACTCCAACCCCCGACGCGGAAGACTTTGATACGAAATTTGGAAGTCACCCCAGTAGTAACGGGACCGCATCCAAAGGTTTGGGCAACGGAACGAGGCATCTCGCACATACGTCCAATACATACAAAAAGTCGAAAATCGCAGCAGCGAAAAAGCGAAAGCACGCAGACAGCGACGGGGAAGCATCAGATCATGGGG CTACACACTCCCATAAATCTAAAGTTAACGGGTCATCCAAG CTGGCTGGTAGTTCACAAGCCAACCCCCGCGTCGCTGAGGACTTTACATTACCCAATCGTGAGATAGTACCATCCAAGCCGAGCCTAGCAGCACTATCTATATTCCCATATCTCCACCAAACCCCTG ATGAGCCGCAATCACTTAGACCCGAGAGGTCCACTTTGAGCCGGAATAATTCAAATATACCCTCCACGGCCTCACCATCAACACAACCTGACACACGGGAAGATATTTATGCGGCGAGATCTGCAATGGACAGTAATCCCCTGTCGGTGATGGATGACTTCTCTGCGGCGCGGCAGCCGCCCAATCAAACTACGATCACTACGTTCTGGACAGCGGCGGACCCGTGGATCAAACCTTTGGGGCTTGAAGACCTTGCAAATTTGGAACTGGAG GGCGACGATATCCAGCCGTACGAATTCGTACCACTTGGTCGTCATTATCTTGATCGTTGGGACGACGAAGATACTCAGGCGTTTGCCGATGAGCTCGGTGCACCTTCCACATCTAATCTTTCTGCGTTTCCGGCCTCCACTATGTCATCCGCATTAAACGTTGACCCTCATCAATCATGGGACCCTGCATCGATCGGCCCCGAAGACCTCGTGCGAGATGAGCGTAGTATGGGGATTGTGCGTGCCCGGCTTTTGGCAGCGTTCTTACCGGTGCCTGGTGGAGTAATTATCGGGAAAGAAGATGGTGGTGGTGAAGGCGATGAAAGGGAGAAAGAGCGGAGAACGGGCACAGGGACCGCGGGAGCGATGGGAATACTAGAATTCCCGGATTTGGAAGAGAGACTGCGAGCTGAAGCAAGTGCAATAGGTCTATTGGGTGACGACGAT TCTGAACCGATCATTCCGGCAGATGATGAAATTGCATCCTCACTTCGACGGTTGCAAAGGATTCTTCGAGCACAGTCGACTCTCAACTCGATTCGTAAACGGATCTTGCAAGACCGCGCAAATCTCGCACTTGGATTTTCGGAATACCGCTCTACTCTCGCCACGGTCGATAAGCCCATCCAGATTGCATATTCCAAGATCATGCGCTCGGCAGCGGCCAAACCAGGGAAAAAGGGAAAGAACAAGGCCCTTTTGAGTGCAAATATTTTAGACGAGAAGATTTCAGCAGGCGGTGTTCCATTGCAGTTGTCCCCTGAATTGATGGAGAGAGTACGACTCCGAAGGCGTTTTGTAGACACGTTTGGTGCGGCACTTAAGGCCGACGACGATGGCGACGGAGGTATTCAACCGAGTGGCCATATCGAAATGGTTCATTTTGTGAATCCTACCGTACTACCTCGTAGGAGTATATACGAAGGAGCAGAGGAAGAGGCCGAGAAAGAGCTCGGATGGCCATTCAAAGCTATGGTTGCTGGCGTCGTTGAGCCCCCTGGGGATTCAGGAGTCACGAATGGTCCCAATTGA